In the genome of Oryzias melastigma strain HK-1 linkage group LG19, ASM292280v2, whole genome shotgun sequence, the window GGGCTTTGTTGGAGGCTGAGGCCATGGCGGACAGTTTGACTTTGGGGAGGACtgaagacagagaaaaaaaatggggcaacaaaaaagaagaaaaaaaattgtaaaaatattgaaattaaagCTGCTACTTGTATGGCTCGCCCTCGCCATCAGCTTCTACACACAAACGCCACCTTTGACAGCCACCTATGACCCAACCTCAAGCAGTATCTATACACCcctgacccccctccccccttttTGTAAGGGTGGTCTGAACTGTATGggacagaatgatggaaaacccttttttcaaaatggtggcttttctgtttgttttatcgTCATAGCAACCATTctatgttttgttcgcctggGGATACCGAACAGATCAACATAAGTTTCAGAAGAAttgtaaaaagtaaacttttagatttccttagcaaccaagGTTATATggccacattccttatatgttcaCATCTTATGTTATTtgttccagcttcagcctgggATCAATATAATACAGTTTCACaattttacattgaaaaatgtGCAAGTAACAGGAGAACACCACTTTTGTGAGCTCGCCACGGGCACgttgttcaaaatctacaacttttaattccaacctttttttcacagtttgttCCCAATGATGCTCAAGAAGTTACaagatgatcagcaaaaaatcCTAGGACAAGTTTTCGTTTGTAGCTATTACTAaaggtgctttttttaaaaattcaagatggcaccCTGttccagaggtcaaaggtcaatgaaacttctgtGGTGATTGTAGACTGAAGCTGGCTTAATTTTTGCAACCATTTTCCtatattgtgcaaaaatgagaaaatcgTCCTATTTTGCCACAAGATGGTCGCcaagacatattttcttaaccctatataaccatttgtatcatatttgataaacATAATTCCGAGATCCCTGTCTCATCTGCATTATCAAAACGTTCCGTAAAAGCCCTTTGTAAATGTAGTTGATGTGTTCTGTCCTGCAGtgcattatcattccactaggggcagtatggggcttttcctgctccgttcaaaatggctgcctccatgtcatctcaaaaacacttttggagggaaacatttagctaattttcaataCTTTAGGTTGGGATTAGCTCACctattgttattcttttttttaattactactTTATGAAttcaaaaaatgctaaatttgttgaaaattatttataatacagttccacagttaaaatgtgtgaaatttgagAAAATGGCTgtataaggtgctttttttcatGCTCAAAATTTCCTACCAAGTCACACATTGTATCATGATTGTTAtttaaatatcattaaaaaaaactttaattttctgttaattctttgatgtagtgggctttacagggttaaactaagatttttttgctattgaaaacttttttaatacgattatttttttgctagacacatttttcttaaaattgtaGACTTGAtttcttaaattaattttttacaatCTGATTTTAGaagctgtttttgaatttgttatCCACTCACAGGTGATGTTAAGCTGGAAATCCTGTTCCTGATAGCTCCCACTGTGCAACACTTTGCAGGCAAAGGTCGCATTGCGGTCGTCTTGAGAAGGAGTGTAGGTCAGCTTGCCCACCGCGTCGTAGTACCCGCCTGGGATCTCCTTACCCTCCACCGGGTAGAGAGGCTTAATCTCTTCCCCATTTCTGCTCCAGGAAAACGAGATTGGTGGAGGATAGTAACCTCTCGCATGGCACTCAAACTGAGCTTCCTTTCCGAGCACCACCCACCGCTGAGGCACAGACAGGAAGGGGGGTGCTGAAGAGGGGAAATAACCAAAAGTCACAtctgaaagattttttaaaagaaaatatgaaaacagaaaatacatacCAACGATGCCAAATGTAACATTGCTAGTGTGTATGGACGAGGAGTTGTAGCTGACTGTGCACTCGTAGACGCCCTCCAAGTCGAGGCTGGCCTTCAAGAGGGTGATGGAAAAATCCCCGTTGATGAAACTCTCATTGTTCCAGCTGAAGCCGTCCCATATCGTCGCTGGTGTTTCTCCAAATGAGGCAACGACGTCGCTGCCATTTTTTATCCACTTGACTTTCATCAGAGACACGTCTCTTTGGTCCTCGCTCAGAGAGACGTTGCAGGGAAAGGTTACGGTGGTGTTGGGGCTCGCCTCGATTTCAGCCAAGGACACTGAACAGGAAAAGATGGTTTAGGTTAGGAAACAGCAGAgtagagtttttattttcctgttagTACCTccaaagtttttaagtttgtatcttttaacatttttactcatttttgtgATCCATTTTATTCCACAACCTAATCAGTCAGAAACGTaccttattttttgttttttacttaaacaaggttgtttaaagtcacttttttccCAGTATAAAtattctccttttctttctaTTTCCCCTTTTCTATGAGTTATTCTTCTTGTATTACGTACTGTGGCTGTGGGTGGTTTTGTAGGTGTTACCTCATACCTCAGTACCATGAGGTAGAGCAGTAATAGCATTCAATATAATAGTATTACAATTGAGAAAATATCGTTTAGcttattgatatattttaacaacatttttaatttgaaatttccATCTTAATTCATGGTAAATTACAACATCTTGGAATATAATCTAATCTTCTTATCAGTGTGACCTTAATTGCCAATTTCACCTTTGTGTTGATCTTCCGATTAAATCtacaatcattttgttttatttagatttactgataatttttttttaaaccacagttTCAGGAACTAGCTCAaccttttctgtcatttgtatTCTCCCATGATTCCCTGCACCTTGTTTGACCATGAACGAGATGAAAGCAttgaagaaagtgaaaaaagatcaaaacggCGATTGAGTCTAATAGTAAATCAGTAATCCCAGAATATCTCAGCGAAACAGAGCAAATAGAAGACTTTCCGGCAGAGCCGTCCTTTCAATTAGCTTAATTAGTAACCTGTCCAATAAATACCTGCATGAAAGCGCTTACAAACAGAGTGTGGAGTGTTTGTGTCACGTCTCTTAAGTGTGATGTGTTAGAGGCAGGTAACAAGGAAAATAAGTGAGTAACACTTCAAACACTTGAAACTATTCAGAACTTGATCGTAaggacattttctttcattaaagtTCCATTAGATCAGATTTCACGGTTGGTTTCAGGTTACAGATTATGGAGTCAAACATTTCAGTATACCTTATTAGAGATTTGATTTGGCTACTATtaattattgcaatatttttattattattattttttttttaattattctctATAGAAACATAAATGTCAGAGAATAATTTCAAGTCTTAcacattaacttaaaaaaaatctatttaattttattgtctCTAGTTAGTGTTTTCATTACCAGCACAgacattaaaaactatttaaatagagaaaaaaaataaaatttgattacTAAAATTTAACAAGTCacaagttttgctattttttctgataatttattaataaaactgagcaaaaagtagcacacttaaatgtttttttatttcgtgTACTTGAGCATAAGCATAGCAAGTATAAAATATGCAGTATATTAATACTTATTCAagcaaaatcagaaaattttaattttaaatagtaCATACTACGTATACTACCTCACTTTTAGTATagtatacttgtagtacacttaaatatACTACTTTTTGCAAAGGATAATCTGGTTTAGAgaggaaaaaacattaaaagtaatCTCTTAAACAGATATATTCTAGtacaaatatgatatttttactctttatgAACATCTCAATCACTGGGGAAGATACAGGAACTAACACAGTTTTTCTGGGAGCACTACTTGCCAAATACTCCTGCTAAAACCCTCCAAACCTCCCGTTTCTGTGGCTCGGCTTAAACCTGGTGATTAAGTAAAGAATTATCAATGAAGCCTTTGTAATCAGCTTCTGAGTGCAATACAACATAATACTCACCATGCTTTATGAGAGCCAGAAGCACAACAAAGATGAGGACTTTACACTGCATGGTCAGGCCTGTCTTGAGAACACTCTTATCTTCCTGGTCCTTCTGTTGTCTTATATAGAGGTGACAGTGGGCGGGATTGTCCTGCTGGCCGGGAAATAAGAAATATTGTTCCTGGGCTTgacagaagttaaaaaaagaggccTTTGAAATGTGTACGTTCTCAATAAATAAGCTGAGAGGGAGACGGAGGAGAAAGTAAAGCAGGGGGAGATGGACACACAAATGAGGAAACTGGTCACTTAAAATTCAGATGGACTTCTGGCCAAGATCTCGGGAGCTACTTTACATTGGTGCAGCGTTGCCACGAACAAACGGAGAACGTAATCCCCACTGAGCTTGTGTGTGCAAACAGTCAGGCCGGACTCCAGCGCTTTTCTTTGTGGGtgaaagttacattttagaGAGAAAAGGGAGATTCTGTTCTCCCTTTGAGTCTCCAGCTCTCTGCTGTTATGATGAGTTAATGTTTACCCGTGTAAAACATAGTGGAAGTCTGcgggaaaagaaaaagcatttggTCCTCTGTGAATGTTCTTTAACTCTGCACATTAATTAGTCTAAATAGACCTTCTTATGTACGGATCACAGATCTCTCCATTTCACTCTTGTTTTCTCTCCACTCCACATTTCTGGAGCAAAGCAATAAAAGGCATCCTTCAAAAGACCTTATAAAAGGTGATTCATGTGTCCGTGTTCTTGTTTGCTTTTTGGTCACATAATCTTATTCaactctgctttttttctcctctttctttgtccctccatccatccatccttccatccatcttctgcttcttttgtCCGACTCTGATTTATTTCACTGAGTCGACGGTTTGAGTAAACTTTGGAAAAGTTGGAGAGGAGGAGCAACACGCTGGTTCGATCGCAGCCAAAGAGAAGTGTTTTGAAGCTTTGAACCATGACAACATCGAAACTTTTCGACtaaagttatgagaaaaatgtcccGGTCGATACACactacctttcttttttttggaatcTGGGTCAATTTCATAAAACATCCTTGTGATCTGATTATCcaaaagacattaaaatatcaaaaatatcaaattaattaTGTTATAACTAGTcgttaaaaatgcaaaatttaaagatatatgtgctttatttaaaataaagttgtatatttgtaatatttttccgTTTTAcacattctttttaaatttagctggTTTGGGTGACTTATTAAAACTtcttgattagatttttttatctgttttttgccacattattaaaaaaatcaaatatttatgtcgctaattatttttattttcactaaagaAAAGGTAAATGGAAAATTCCAGTCTTATATTCTGTCTGTTAAATTGTAAACAGCAGAAGTTAATTCAACCAAACCCagttgaatatgtttttttttctcttatcaAGATGATATTTTACATACCAGACTCAACACAGGTCATTTTGATTTCCTCAAGTGTTTGAGTTTCTGGGAAATTACAAAAAGAAACTGAATCATTGAGAGGTCATTAAGAGGTTAAGTGGAATTCTTAATCTTTGAGTTTTGACACCAATTTCTTTGAAAGTTCCAATTCTAATTGTCTGTGTTGTTGTTTAATCTGAACTTTTTCCCAGCAGTCTCTGTTGTCCCACAGATGGAGACCTgctatattattattattattattattatgtgtaATTTTACAGTTCTTTTCTAGTTGGTTGATACCAAAATGATTAAATGTGCTTTCAGTAGAATTTAGGAGCTTAAAGCAGAACACGGTTTGTAATTTTATCATTCCATCATCtctaaaaatgttagtttttatcatatttatgaTTTGTGTCagtgatgattttattttactttataaatatattaaactaGCTTGACTCAAAGaagattagaatttttttttgtttaatttcgtAATAAATTTAGAAATATAGGATTAGAATCTGCTTTTAAAAGTgtactaaaatgtaatttagtatTAGTTTTCGTTTGTATTTTATCAATAATTTAGCATTAGAAGGtatcttttaaattaatttttttacagatataACCAATTTAGTTCCAATATAGTGGATTTGCAAAAGCAgactaaaagtttaatttaattatatatataattaaaaaaactttattgaaacttctatttaatttaacttttttttgctttctttttaacaGACTTTGCAATGACATCCACTCACTAGATGAGAGCTATTAGGATACATTTTATAGGATATAGattttatctgtaaaataaaatgattcaaaatagagataacaaatatttcatcttACAAACCACACAAATGATGTGTAAATATCTCATATTTGCACCCtagaaaaaggtttttcttgttaaatgCTTATATTCAATGCTTATATACCTTTGATCTgaattcataatttaaaaacaaaataaatccaaataaaaatgtaattctcaAACAGCTCTAAATGCACTTTGCACAGGGAGTGTCATTGGCCTCAGCGAAGTCAAACATTGCTCTTTATTTAGAGCCTTTCATTAATCTTTATGACACTGCTTCAGAAAATGACCAGAGTAAACATTTATTACTGACACCTCATAAAATCGGAAAGGAACGATAGTGGGATGAAGTGATTTTGTTGTGAAGGATTCcagtttttaatgctttattgCATCCTCTGTTGTGATTATAAAACCAATTTAAACTTAATGCCTTTAGAGATATATTATgcaactttctatttttttttttacaaactaaagatcaaaatatagatgattgctaaaaatgtttttactttagacTCTCATGGGGtaaatctctctctctctttttttgcattttcacaaaTTTTGATTGATGTGTGCACCTCTTCTACACTTCTGGTTGAACAGGAAGATTTAAACAGGAAgttaagttgaaaaaaaaagaaaaaaattgtgaaagtGTTTCAGCTATTCAAGCAGGTGAGATGAAGAACCAGGAGCGAAGGCATAACAAAGacccaaaaataataatatttaataaagaaaaaaaaaaaacagagttttcagAAACATAGACTCAAAGAAGTAAGGTAGATGCAAGACAAGACAAAGCTGAAGACTTTCTTAaagtctcgtttccactgagcggtccggtataGTCCACtacggtccggtattttgagcgttttcaTTGTAAAGTGGATCCATTGAACAGTACGGAACCATACCTCATGGGAACCCTCATCAGTCGTAGGACCatggaaaaatggaatggaGCAGTTGAAATGGACCAGTGTTTGTTACTGGTTCCGAGACCCAAATGTGAGTTCCGGGTAGGTCGTGCCTTTGCTGGCTCCTAAACTGTGGAATCAGTTGCCATCAGCTATTAGAGAGTCAGACTTTGGGAGAGTTTTAAAGCTGAACTGTTCCTAAACTATCTACCTAGCTGCTTTTTATCATGTaaactttcatttctttttaagtagGAATTTACgtatttattaattgtttttatgattgcaatgtattgtgtttttctgtgtacATCACTTTGGGCCTCATTGGCTGGTGATAAAagatgctttataaataaataaataaaatgaacagttggggcggagccactgtagtcacttgttgattggcagaaagtgatgatgacgtTAGAAAGCAttaatatagcgctaagctagcgtttccgcTTTACTGTGGTACTCTTCTAAACCGCCTGTTGCGCCATTTCAGGTCTGGGGATGAGGTTTTGGTTTTGCTACCGACTCCTGGGTCTGCCCTTACAGCCCGCTTTTCGGGGCCTTATGTNNNNNNNNNNNNNNNNNNNNNNNNNNNNNNNNNNNNNNNNNNNNNNNNNNNNNNNNNNNNNNNNNNNNNNNNNNNNNNNNNNNNNNNNNNNNNNNNNNNNNNNNNNNNNNNNNNNNNNNNNNNNNNNNNNNNNNNNNNNNNNNNNNNNNNNNNNNNNNNNNNNNNNNNNNNNNNNNNNNNNNNNNNNNNNNNNNNNNNNNNNNNNNNNNNNNNNNNNNNNNNNNNNNNNNNNNNNNNNNNNNNNNNNNNNNNNNNNNNNNNNNNNNNNNNNNNNNNNNNNNNNNNNNNNNNNNNNNNNNNNNNNNNNNNNNNNNNNNNNNNNNNNNNNNNNNNNNNNNNNNNNNNNNNNNNNNNNNNNNNNNNNNNNNNNNNNNNNNNNNNNNNNNNNNNNNNNNNNNNNNNNNNNNNNNNNNNNNNNNNNNNNNNNNNNNNNNNNNNNNNNNNNNNNNNNNNNNNNNNNNNNNNNNNNNNNNNNNNNNNNNNNNNNNNNNNNNNNNNNNNNNNNNNNNNNNNNNNNNNNNNNNNNNNNNNNNNNNNNNNNNNNNNNNNNNNNNNNNNNNNNNNNNNNNNNNNNNNNNNNNNNNNNNNNNNNNNNNNNNNNNNNNNNNNNNNNNNNNNNNNNNNNNNNNNNNNNNNNNNNNNNNNNNNNNNNNNNNNNNNNNNNNNNNNNNNNNNNNNNNNNNNNNNNNNNNNNNNNNNNNNNNNNNNttgtttgttttctttttcagtgaTTCGGAACAGCTGAGAGGGAGGACGGCTGGAGCCGATCAGCTGATTGGAGCGCTGTCACCTTTTGCCGTTTGACATGAAGGAGGCGGAGCTGATAAAAGGAGACAAGACGGCCGCACTAactcagagagagagagacgaATAAACCAGTATTAATCTATAAATCGGGCTTTCGGCTGTTTAATGTTTCGTCCTGGTTGTCTTAGAGGGTGGTTCTTGTTGCGACTGGTCCCGCTGTGTGCAGCTGTCAGGATTAGGTTCGTAACACCGCCCAAaatcttctttcaaattaaattaaattcctgttatgcACGATGTACAAAGGAATAAAATGCTGAGCTGATGGATGACTGTTAAACAGGATTCTCCAGGAaaatgggcggagtcacagccaACCTTCACAGAGAccaatacaagaaaaataagaacaaaataaaactgcaacaaagattttattttttattaaaaaaagtcttagaaaacttttttctgtaataaatcTTGTAGCCTATAGCGAACCtttattattaagaaaattcTGTTCATTTTAGGGTAGAAAATTCATGGAAAAAGgtgatatttaaatataacaattttCTCTGTGCTGCACTTTCAGCTTTGAGACattttctaatatattttttttatttaattttcacatttttgagtaaaatcAACACAGAATTGTTGTTAACCAACTATTGTTCAAAACCTTAAACTTAAtctaactttaattttatttaatttgtctcCCTCTCCTAGCTTAAATTTATTCCCATTAAAAtaccttttctattttatttttaagcaaataaagtAGTTGCCAAAGTTAATGAAAGTGTCAAGTGTGAAAtctagtgtgttttttttaaactgaaggaATGTGTTGAAAGTGATTCTGTCTCATTTTCCTATCAAAGATCAGTTTCTGCATCTTTGTTCAACTTTAACGGCAACCTTTTGGCTCATTACTGACCCCCTCAGGTGGAGATTGGAGTTTAAGCTCCAGCACTTTAGctggttttaattatttaaatccCATTTAtgtccaatatatatatatgcataatCAGAGAGTGTATACATTGATCCTTGtatattttcagattaaaagtcattttatttaaagcatgTTTGTGCGACAGGGGTTGTAAGGAAGGTTTTTTGGCTTGAAAAACACTCTGGAAGTGGtagaaattcaactttattaccAATAACTGCTCAAATCTTCTGTTTGCATCAGCATATGTGCAAATTAATTTTTAGATTATTGAAAGATGAATTGTTGTATGACTATTATACCTATTGTGCACCCTATTGAAGTGTTCTCAGGTATGTTACATGAGTACTCAAGCAAACaaagcacattaaaaacaaatgatctcAAGCTGTGAAGTCACATATTTAAAGAGAGCACAAGAACAAACGAAGGCTTTTACGCAATGAGACAGCATTAAAAGATAACACAATAAGGACTTTCCAGTTATGCTTTTGTCGGCAGTTTGCCAGCAAAAACCAACGACAAGACGGTATGGAGAAAAACAGGTTCATGATGGGAGGGTTTACTTTATCAGCCGTTTTCAtcataaatacatttgcttaaaggaaaaaggaagaTTCAGACACTGCTACTGTGACTGAGACGTCTGTGAGTCAACAGTATGGCAGCATGGGCTATATGGATCCTGTTACTATGGACAGAATTCACTTTGAAAGGTGAGTTTGATGAATTTCCTAATATTATGTCtcaaaaataatatgtttttctcTTATTATAACCTTAAAAGTCTGCCAGTTCTTGAAACAATCTAGATATAATCTTGAAATGaggtaaatatttatatatatatttacctcAAAAAGATCttgaaagattaaaataatcattttttgttagaagaaaaaaagttttaaatcttaTATAGATGCTAACAGTAAAAACGATCCTATTTGAAGCACCAAAACAGTTCAACTACCAAAGAAGACTGCTATGAAGTTGTCAAATTCATATGTAAATTACGAGTCTTAAAATTTGTGTTATTAGTGgcacaacacatttaaaaaatatataaaatataagatgatttttacatttaagtgaACAAATCTACCATTGGAAATAgtagaatttgtatttttcttaaaatgagatGTGATGTTCGACTAAATTTAATCTTGAAACTAGCTATAAAAGCTCCAAATGAGGTAATTTGCtctgttaattaaaaatataaactagaaCAAGTTTGTCTTATAAAAAATAGTTACATTTACATGGATGCTAAtactttttcctcaaaaatatcatattttaatcACTACAACTGTCCAATTATgcttatttttaatcatataagacaagaatttcacattttaagacaaatttacGCATAAATTATGAttcaagaaacacatttttttagagatgttccttattgtgtttttagattaaGTGACTCAACAAGAAATTCAAGATTTATTCTCTAAAAACAAGTTGTTGTATCTTACTGAGGATTTTCTAGAGAGATAGTTTTGTCTTAAGATGATTTAACTAGAAAgtagacaaaaaacattttaggattgtgtttttttacagagTATGATCAAATAACTCAAAAACATATGCATCATTTATTACAACTCATTACATCTTCCTAAAGAGCTATGAGTACTTTTGTACTATAGAAGGTATTATAAGATATTTAACTAGTCAAAGGTACTTTAGTTAAATTTTGACTTTCAAAAATGTACCTTAAGCATGTTAATATGGGGgatttacacttaaaaaatgtagaaataaactATACTGTTATAACTAAAGtgcaaattgttgtttttatctgcaCAGGTGTTGCAGCTCAGGGTAAGTTTGTTGGGAAATCCCAAACTCTCTGAAAATTTGTTAAAGAAATGAACCCAACCACCAAAACCCAACCGTTTTGCCCCGTCAGACTGTGGAGTGGCACCTCTAAACACGAAGATAGTGGGTGGTGGGAACGCCCAGGCGGGGTCGTGGCCCTGGCAGGTGAGCCTACACATCAACGATCTCGGGAGCCACATCTGTGGAGGGACGCTCATCAGTGACCAGTGGGTGCTCACCGCCGCCCACTGCATCGTCACGTAAGACCGCTTAATTCCAACCTTCTTATTTAAACTCAACAAACGCAGCCATTCTCCCAGTTTTCcttcaacaaaactttattaaattagTGTCAGAATTTTGCGACTCTGAGTACCTAAgtgttgctaaaacagctaaatgaaggaaaatgatcttttaatgGTGAGTTTTTTGTAAGTCAAATTTATCCTAATTATTTGTACATTTCTAACAATGTCAAGCTGTCAGTGTTCTTTTTAAATGGTTCACATTCAGTTCTAGCACACCTGAAGGAGGAAACTCCAGACAGCAGAAAACACACCTCTAATTATGACAAAAGACAAGAACTGAACAGGTACAGGTTAAACGAAATACAATGGCATTCTGTCATCTAAAGACTTGATAaacctgattatttttttaacctttaccTCATTCTTCTGTGTCACTTTAAGTATTACAAGCTTGTCTGGTGCgttcaaaacaaaactaaaagctGCTAAAATCAGTTATCAAGAAGAACAAGACACTTTTGAAttggataaaacaaaaaactctgcTATAATAgcattgaaatatatatttttttgtattttcaagtAATGTAAATCCAATtctgagtaaaataaaaacagttttgtagAAAAGGTTTAGGTTCTAAAGTCTGTTGCAGTGtaagcacctttttttttgtttaaatatacatatatatttgtattttgaaattttcGAAATGACGTAAGGTAAAATAATTCCCATTTTTTGCAATATAGATCTAACTATACATGTAAGTCTTTCTTATAATACATAGTTGTAAGCAATGGGGTTTCAGGATTTTCCTGTAAAGCATTTACAAAAAGTTTTTATCAGTCATAAGCTAAATAAATACCATAGGTAATTAGTTTTCTAACCTTCTTCCTAATGAGGTTTGAAAGACAACAAACAAATAACTTAAGCATTAATCATACTCAGATATTCTCTAAACTATGTAGCTTTATGGATGCTTTGTCCTACTTTTTTTGCTGACTAGAATGTAACGCAAATTATTTGATACTTGCAAAGaattaaaaccttgtttttagacattaaaGATATTTCACCAggttttaagttgtttaaaCTTTACACTTTTCCAAGATTTTCTCTAAATcagctaaataaatattttttgtctcattaataCCGAGGATCCAAAAGGAAGgaccatattttaaaaaatgagtcatTATCCTTCTGcttgatttaagacaaaaaagtaaaatttactgtaattttgaaaacaaataaaatataaaatattattttcttttatttagttcAGCAGCATTATTTTGGaagcaaaacatttgatttatgttctaaaaatgaatGCAGGTTTTAGATTTTGTGAAGATTCATTAAGAGTGGCCAACTTGTTTTTAagattgtattttcattttgttcacatgACTCATTTCCACTAATTAGACTCATTCATTGTCAATTAAGTacccaaaaaactcaaaaatacattcaaTTTGCTTAAAAGGCAGGGgcttttcaacagaaaatctcACAAGAACTTCATAAAAATGCATGTAAAGTTCTTTGAAGTTGATTGAAACCATATTAATAACcccaatttccttttttaaaacaacagaaaagttcTGTCCAGATGGACCCTCTACTTTGGGAAGGAGACTCAGGCTGCGTCCAGTTCTAATGAGGTTTCCCGCAGCATCACCAAGATCATCGTTCATCCAAACTACAACAACACACTGTTCAACAACGACATCGCCCTGATGAAGCTCAGCAACACTGTTCCCTTCAATAACTACATCAGACCCGTCTGCCTGGCGAGCAGCTCCAGTCTGTTCTACACCTCCACGTCCTGCTGGATCACCGGATGGGGCAAGCTGAACAAAAACGGCGAGTTAGCACATTTTTGTGCGacaccatttttgttccactaaaacagcagcagctcttgTTTCAGTGTCAGGATttgacacacaa includes:
- the zgc:123217 gene encoding chymotrypsin-like protease CTRL-1, which gives rise to MGDLHLKNVEINYTVITKVQIVVFICTGVAAQDCGVAPLNTKIVGGGNAQAGSWPWQVSLHINDLGSHICGGTLISDQWVLTAAHCIVTKVLSRWTLYFGKETQAASSSNEVSRSITKIIVHPNYNNTLFNNDIALMKLSNTVPFNNYIRPVCLASSSSLFYTSTSCWITGWGKLNKNDSLPSSQPLQEVQVPVVGNKQCSCDYVNVSGVDITTNMICAGQENKGACQGDSGGPLQCKQGSSWIQAGITSFGIPCALQGYPEVYARVSEFQAWITAQVEGAAVNFVSYSATGTDQDASFVCRNITSSSENSVKLSVNLTFSILAAIFLPCFAL